CCCGTCAGTATATGAACTGAACCGTTTGGTCGGCAAAGGCGACCGCCCCGCCCGGAGGCCGTCTCAGTCGGAGATCAGACCCATCCGCCCCTGACTGAAGTCCTGCTGCGCCTGCCGGAGTTCGGCGACGGTGTTCATCACGAACGGGCCGCTGCGGGCGACCTGCTCGCCGATCGGCTCACCGGCCAGCACCAGCAGCTCCGCCGCCCCGTCCGGCGCCTCGACGCCGAACCGCTCGCCCTCCCGGTCGAACACCGCGAGGTGACCGTCCGGGAGTTGGGCATCGGCGGTGGCGGCCGCACCCGACAGGACGTACACCATGGCGCTGTGCCCGGCCGGGGCGCTGAACTCGACCCGGCCGCCCGCCGCCAGGGACGCGTGCACGACCAGTGCCGGGGTGTGCGTCTCGAACGGGCCGGTCACGCCGTGGGTGCTGCCCGCGATCACCTTCAGTTCGGCGCCGTCCCCGGCGTGCACCACCGGGATCTCGGAGGCGGCCGCGTGCTGGGCACGCGGCGGGAGGCCCTTGAGCCGGGCCGGCAGGTTCAGCCAGATCTGCAGCAGGTGCTGACGGCCGCCCCGGGCCGTGAACTCCGGGGTGGGGCGCATCAGATGGACGATCCCGGACCCCGCGGTGAGCCACTGGACCTCCCCCGGCCCGACCACTCCGCGGTGCCCCTGGGAGTCGGCGAAACCGGCATCGCCCTCGATCACGTACTGGATGGTCTCGAAGCCGCGGTGCGGGTGAGCGGGCGCGCCCTTGGCCTCGCCCGGGCCGAGCGTGTGCGGACCGACCTGATCGACCATCAGGAACGGGTCCACGAAGCCGAGATCGGCCGTCGGGAACGGGCGGCGGACGGGGAAGCCCTCGCCCTCCAAGGTGAGTACGGGGCGGGCGACCTGGACGGTGGAGCGGGCGGCTGAAGT
This genomic interval from Kitasatospora gansuensis contains the following:
- a CDS encoding pirin family protein, with product MTSAARSTVQVARPVLTLEGEGFPVRRPFPTADLGFVDPFLMVDQVGPHTLGPGEAKGAPAHPHRGFETIQYVIEGDAGFADSQGHRGVVGPGEVQWLTAGSGIVHLMRPTPEFTARGGRQHLLQIWLNLPARLKGLPPRAQHAAASEIPVVHAGDGAELKVIAGSTHGVTGPFETHTPALVVHASLAAGGRVEFSAPAGHSAMVYVLSGAAATADAQLPDGHLAVFDREGERFGVEAPDGAAELLVLAGEPIGEQVARSGPFVMNTVAELRQAQQDFSQGRMGLISD